Proteins co-encoded in one Anopheles moucheti chromosome X, idAnoMoucSN_F20_07, whole genome shotgun sequence genomic window:
- the LOC128306964 gene encoding glutathione peroxidase-like has translation MFLLGRRLHIGARGAAMGATVGLLGTAMVAINLLSSPSGVAACSAAQPPVTGVDGKAASSVYDFTANDIDGKPVQLGQYRGHVLIIVNVASHCGYTDGHYKEFNQLYKEYADSKGLRILAFPCNQFGGQEPGTNAEIKQFAADRGVKFDMFAKVDVNGDDAHPLWQYLKQRQGGTLVDAIKWNFTKFIVDKNGQPVGRYGPTTSPLEMRDELEKYLNQ, from the exons ATGTTTCTGCTGGGACGTCGTCTCCATATTGGAGCTCGTGGTGCCGCAATGGGAGCCACCGTAGGACTGCTTGGAACTGCAATGGTCGCCATCAATCTGCTTTCATCACCGTCCGG TGTTGCCGCCTGCTCAGCAGCACAACCCCCAGTCACCGGAGTGGATGGCAAAGCGGCCTCATCCGTGTATGACTTCACCGCGAACGATATCGACGGCAAGCCGGTGCAACTTGGCCAGTATCGTGGCCACGTACTGATCATCGTTAATGTTGCGTCACACTGTGGCTACACCGATGGACACTACAAGGAGTTTAATCAGCTTTACAAGGAGTATGCTGACTCTAAAG GATTGCGCATTTTGGCGTTCCCGTGCAACCAGTTTGGTGGACAGGAGCCGGGCACTAACGCGGAAATCAAGCAGTTTGCCGCAGATCGTGGCGTAAAGTTCGACATGTTTGCCAAGGTGGACGTGAACGGGGACGATGCACACCCGCTGTGGCAGTATCTGAAGCAGCGCCAGGGCGGCACATTGGTGGATGCGATCAAGTGGAACTTTACCAAGTTCATCGTGGACAAGAATGGGCAACCGGTTGGACGGTACGGGCCCACTACCAGCCCGCTCGAGATGCGCGACGAGCTGGAGAAGTACCTCAATCAGTAA
- the LOC128306961 gene encoding glutamate receptor ionotropic, kainate 2-like: MAHKSCGTCVCVNLPLILLLVHAFGGSVEGKREIPVGAIFHQVPDHSYESEIAFRYAIERVNMHEKHFELVPIVRYVSPEDSFKTERKVCELAAEGVTAVFGPSSILTSGIVGSICKTLEIPHIITHWDPEPLGGIDPELQAMTINLYPEADVLSRALADLIVDYSWKSFTIIYDSDEGLMRLKDILQIHGPSDAPITVRQIDDDPDYRPLLKDIQSSGESHIILEIRPDRILELLRQAKEVKMLEEYQSYIITSLDAHTIDFEELRYSRSNITALRLMDTKSFDIKNAVHDWEQGEARMKRQFRVSPEHVHTESALYNDAVKIYATAIRELDATEEITPSRLSCGSKNLRQWPFGLRIINYMKVKTEHGITGPIIFDDFGRRAHFHLDIIELSKDEGFKKIATWDPTHGVNYTRSQGEVYSQIVESLQNKTFIVASRIGAPFLMFKEKKDGEFLEGNNRFEGYSLELIDGISKILGFQYRMELVPDGKYGSYNKVTKKWDGLVKHLLDRKADLAVCDLTITYERRTAVDFTMPFMTLGISILYAKPVQQPKDLFSFLSPLSLDVWIYMATAYLGVSVLLFVLSRMAPADWENPHPCKQDNDEVENIWDMFNALWLTMGSIMGQGCDILPKAISTRLVAGMWWFFALIMLSSYTANLAAFLTMERMDATIESAEDLAKQSKIKYGVVMGGSTMAFFQTSNFSTYQRMWASMESARPSVFTKSNDEGRDRVIKGKRMYAFLMESTSLEYITERYCDLTQIGGLLDSKGYGIAMPVNSPYRTAISGAVLKMQEEGKLYQLKTRWWKEMRGGGQCTEVPNASGENELGIGNVGGVFVVLALGCLCAFIIGILEFLWNVRKVAVEEKVTPWDALKAELKFALNISVTSKPVHNTLSESTASGKSSLRSKSESRRGSELAGRGNNVRTAASLNNIDKIGFVFDKN; this comes from the exons ATGGCGCACAAAAGCTGCGGCACGTGTGTCTGCGTCAATCTGCCACTGATACTACTGCTGGTGCACGCGTTCGGTGGATCTGTCGAGGGAAAGCGAGAAATTCCCGTCG GCGCCATTTTCCATCAGGTACCGGACCACAGCTATGAGTCTGAGATTGCCTTCCGCTATGCGATCGAGCGCGTTAATATGCATGAGAAACATTTCGAGCTGGTCCCGATCGTGCGGTACGTTTCGCCCGAGGACAGCTTCAAGACGGAGCGCAAGGTGTGCGAGTTGGCGGCGGAAGGTGTGACGGCCGTGTTCGGACCTTCCTCCATACTGACGTCCGGTATCGTCGGGTCGATCTGCAAGACGCTGGAGATACCGCACATCATCACGCACTGGGATCCGGAACCGCTGGGCGGCATTGATCCGGAGCTGCAGGCGATGACGATTAATCTCTACCCGGAGGCGGACGTACTGTCGCGTGCGCTGGCAGACCTGATCGTCGACTACAGCTGGAAAAGCTTCACCATCATCTACGACTCGGACGAGGGGTTGATGCGGTTGAAAGACATACTGCAGATCCATGGACCAAGCGATGCGCCCATCACCGTCCGCCAGATCGATGACGATCCCGACTATAGACCGCTGCTGAAAGACATCCAGTCGTCCGGCGAGTCGCACATCATACTGGAGATACGGCCCGATCGCATACTGGAGCTACTGCGCCAGGCCAAGGAGGTGAAGATGTTGGAGGAATACCAGAGCTACATCATCACCTCGCTCGACGCACACACGATCGATTTCGAGGAGCTGCGCTACTCCCGGTCCAACATTACCGCGCTGCGGCTGATGGACACCAAAAGCTTCGATATCAAGAACGCCGTGCACGACTGGGAGCAAGGCGAGGCGCGCATGAAACGTCAGTTCCGGGTGTCTCCCGAGCACGTGCACACCGAGTCTGCACTGTACAACGATGCGGTCAAGATCTACGCCACGGCGATCCGCGAACTGGACGCAACGGAGGAGATCACCCCATCCCGGCTATCCTGTGGGAGCAAAAACCTTCGACAATGGCCATTCGGGCTGCGGATCATCAACTACATGAAAGTG AAAACTGAGCACGGCATCACGGGTCCAATCATATTCGATGATTTCGGCCGCAGGGCTCACTTCCACCTGGACATAATCGAGCTGAGCAAGGACGAGGGCTTCAAGAAGATTGCCACCTGGGATCCAACGCACGGTGTTAACTATACGCGCAGTCAAGGTGAGGTCTACTCTCAGATCGTAGAGTCGTTGCAGAACAAGACCTTCATCGTGGCGTCCCGCATCGGTGCCCCATTTCTTATGTTTAA AGAGAAGAAGGATGGCGAATTTCTGGAGGGCAACAACCGCTTCGAGGGCTACTCGCTGGAGCTGATTGACGGTATTTCGAAAATTTTGGGCTTCCAGTACAGGATGGAGCTGGTGCCGGATGGAAAGTATGGTTCCTACAACAAGGTTACCAAAAAGTGGGACGGTCTCGTTAAGCACCTGCTGGATCGT AAAGCGGACCTAGCGGTGTGTGATTTGACAATCACGTATGAGCGTAGAACAGCCGTCGACTTCACGATGCCCTTCATGACTTTAG GTATCAGCATATTGTACGCCAAACCTGTACAGCAACCGAAGGATCTCTTCTCTTTCCTGTCTCCCCTCTCGCTGGACGTTTGGATCTACATGGCGACGGCGTATCTCGGCGTCTCAGTTTTGCTCTTTGTGCTCTCGCGCATGGCACCAGCGGACTGGGAAAATCCGCATCCCTGCAAGCAGGACAACGACGAGGTGGAAAACATCTGGGACATGTTCAACGCCCTCTGGCTGACGATGGGCTCGATCATGGGGCAGGGTTGTGACATTCTGCCGAAGGCCATCTCGACCCGTTTGGTGGCCGGCATGTGGTGGTTCTTCGCACTCATCATGCTGTCGTCCTACACCGCCAATCTGGCCGCCTTCCTGACGATGGAGCGCATGGATGCGACGATCGAGTCGGCGGAAGATCTGGCGAAGCAGAGCAAGATTAAGTACGGCGTCGTGATGGGCGGCAGTACGATGGCGTTCTTCCAGACGTCCAACTTCTCCACCTACCAGCGCATGTGGGCATCGATGGAGTCGGCGCGCCCGTCCGTCTTCACCAAGAGCAACGATGAGGGTCGCGATCGCGTCATCAAGGGCAAGCGGATGTACGCGTTCTTGATGGAGTCGACCTCGCTCGAATACATCACCGAGCGGTACTGCGATCTGACGCAGATCGGTGGCTTGCTCGACTCGAAGGGCTACGGTATTGCGATGCCCGTCA ACTCACCTTATCGTACGGCGATCAGTGGTGCGGTGCTCAAGATGCAGGAGGAGGGCAAGCTGTACCAGCTCAAAACACGCTGGTGGAAGGAAATGCGCGGTGGCGGCCAGTGTACCGAGGTGCCGAACGCGTCCGGCGAGAACGAGCTCGGCATCGGCAACGTCGGCGGTGTGTTTGTCGTCCTTGCGCTCGGCTGTCTGTGTGCGTTCATCATCGGCATCCTGGAGTTCCTGTGGAATGTGCGCAAGGTCGCAGTGGAGGAGAAGGTAACGCCCTGGGACGCGCTCAAGGCGGAGCTCAAGTTTGCCCTCAACATCTCCGTCACGTCCAAACCGGTGCACAACACGCTCAGCGAATCGACCGCCAGCGGGAAGAGTTCGCTGCGGTCGAAGTCGGAGTCGAGGCGCGGCTCCGAGCTGGCAGGACGCGGCAACAATGTGCGCACCGCGGCCAGCCTCAACAATATCGACAAGATTGGGTTCGTGTTTGACAAGAACTAG
- the LOC128306963 gene encoding BTB/POZ domain-containing protein KCTD8 has product MGSFPQMVDLNVGGTQYTVSLKTLLVEDGSWLQETFGAGNLPADVRGYFFIDRDGALFRHVLDYLRDPVRYTLPVGFLERDRLRREAEFYRLAGLLELLAKQVPGCITVGYRGSFQFGRDGLADVKFRKITRLLVHGRVALCREVFGDTLNESRDPDHGASDRYTARFFLKHVFIEQAFDMLQEQGFRLVGSCGSGTAGSVSENLKPGVDTEENRWNHYNEFVFVRD; this is encoded by the coding sequence ATGGGCTCGTTTCCGCAGATGGTGGACCTGAACGTCGGCGGTACACAGTACACCGTCAGCCTGAAGACGCTGCTCGTGGAGGACGGGTCCTGGCTGCAGGAAACGTTTGGTGCGGGCAATCTGCCCGCCGACGTACGCGGCTACTTCTTCATCGACCGTGACGGTGCCCTGTTCCGGCACGTGCTGGACTACCTGCGCGACCCGGTCCGCTACACCCTGCCGGTTGGTTTCCTCGAGCGCGATCGGCTCCGGCGGGAGGCGGAATTTTACCGCCTCGCCGGTTTGCTCGAGCTGCTCGCCAAGCAGGTGCCGGGCTGCATCACCGTCGGCTACCGGGGCAGCTTCCAGTTCGGCCGGGATGGGCTGGCCGACGTGAAGTTCCGCAAGATCACGCGGCTGCTCGTCCACGGGCGGGTTGCGCTCTGCCGGGAGGTGTTCGGCGACACGCTGAACGAGTCCCGCGATCCGGACCACGGTGCCTCGGATCGCTACACCGCCCGGTTCTTCCTGAAGCACGTGTTCATCGAGCAGGCGTTCGACATGCTGCAGGAGCAGGGCTTCCGACTGGTCGGTAGCTGCGGCTCCGGTACGGCCGGTTCCGTGTCGGAGAACCTGAAACCGGGCGTCGACACGGAGGAGAACCGCTGGAATCACTACAACGAGTTCGTCTTCGTGCGCGACTAA
- the LOC128306647 gene encoding fibrinogen-like protein A, which produces MDDSSRGHQMLLLLLLASLLGRNSGAVVPLPQQLEQPSLLERITALENRLTLRDEELGRMLQLMLANQKEILRQLQQLPCTQTTYATDGIQQPRTAPFTNKIDFGFSLTPGNASVKSAAFQEVLHAESYPRSCREIEDGMSGEETIYPNAKLSAPGEPLEVYCDQDFEGGGWIVIQNRFDGFVNFNRSWEKYRDGFGDIGTEYWLGLDKIHRLTVAAPHEIAFVAESFRGERRTARYTLFEIGGETDRYRLQKLGVYTGTLGDEFTYNKGMEFSTYDQDHDQYADVNCALRTASGWWHRSCTRINLNGMYGNESGVRFAYWLDWLHLQGLKRTRIMIRKTSMSSAYSGRV; this is translated from the exons ATGGACGACAGCTCAAGAGGACATcagatgttgctgctgctgctactcgCATCACTGCTAGGCAGAAATAGCGGTGCGGTGGTACCGCTTCCGCAGCAGTTGGAACAACCATCCCTGCTAGAACGTATCACAGCGCTTGAGAATAG ACTCACGCTCCGGGACGAGGAACTCGGCAGAATGCTACAGCTGATGCTTGCCAATCAGAAAGAAATTCTCAGACAGCTACAGCAGCTTCCTTGCACCCAAACGACCTACGCAACGGACGGCATCCAGCAACCACGAACGGCACCCTTCACCAACAAGATCGACTTTGGGTTTTCGCTCACACCCGGCAACGCTTCGGTGAAGTCGGCCGCCTTCCAGGAAGTGCTCCACGCCGAAAGCTATCCGCGCAGCTGCCGCGAAATCGAGGACGGTATGTCGGGCGAGGAGACCATCTACCCGAACGCCAAACTCTCGGCACCGGGCGAACCGCTCGAGGTGTATTGCGACCAGGACTTCGAAGGTGGCGGATGGATCGTGATACAGAACCGGTTCGACGGGTTCGTCAACTTCAACCGCAGCTGGGAGAAGTACCGGGACGGGTTCGGTGACATCGGCACGGAGTACTGGCTCGGGCTGGACAAGATCCATCGGCTGACGGTAGCGGCACCGCACGAGATCGCATTCGTCGCCGAGTCGTTCCGCGGCGAACGTCGGACGGCCCGGTACACCCTGTTCGAGATCGGTGGCGAGACGGACCGGTACCGGTTGCAGAAGCTGGGCGTGTACACCGGCACGCTCGGGGACGAGTTCACCTACAACAAGGGCATGGAGTTCTCGACTTACGATCAGGACCACGATCAGTACGCGGACGTCAACTGTGCGCTCCGGACGGCGTCCGGCTGGTGGCATCGGAGCTGCACCCGCATCAACCTGAACGGTATGTACGGCAATGAGTCGGGCGTACGGTTTGCCTACTGGCTGGACTGGCTCCATCTGCAGGGATTGAAGCGAACCCGCATCATGATCCGGAAAACGTCCATGTCCAGCGCATACTCCGGCCGAGTATAG